GAGCTGCTGCAACAGGCAGCGGGCGAACTGGATGGCGAGCAGGCGCTGATTCGCCACCTCACCGAGCACCTGGCCACCGCCGGGCAGGTCGGCGAAGAGCAGATCCTGCGCCTGGAGAGCGACGAACAGCTGGTCAAGGTGGTGACCATCCACAAGTCCAAGGGCCTGGAGTACCCCTTGGTCTACCTGCCGTTCATCTGCACCAGCAAGCCGGTGGACGGCCAGCGCCTGCCGCTGGGCTGGCATGACGACGAAGGGGTCGCGCACCTCACGCTGACACCCGATGCACGGCAGATCGAGCGCGCCGACGATGAACGCCTGGCCGAGGACCTGCGCCTGCTCTACGTGGCCCTGACCCGGGCCCAGCATGCCTGCTGGCTGGGGGTGGCCGACCTCAAGCGCGGCACCCAGCGCAGTTCGCAGTTGCACCGTTCGGCCCTGGGCTACCTGCTCGGCGGTGGCGTGCCGCTGGCAGCGAGCAATCAATTGGCCGGGTGGCTCGACACTCTGGCGGCCAGTAGCCCGAGCATCGCCAGGCTGCCGTTGCCGCCGGCCGACGAACAGCGCTACCGCATACCGGACAACCAGCGCGAGCTGCTGCCACCGCGCAAGCCACGGCGCGCCGCCGCCGAGCATTGGTGGATCGCCTCGTACAGCGCCTTGCGCCTGGGCGACCAGACCCTGGTCGCCGACAGTTCCCAGGCCCAGCAACTGCTGGACGATGAAACCCTGGACAGCCAGTTGCTGCGCCAGGTGCCGGCCGAGGCCGGCGACATTCATCGTTTCCCCCGCGGGCCGAACCCCGGCACCTTCCTCCACGGCCTGCTCGAGTGGGCCGGGCGCGAAGGGTTTGCCGAGGTCAGTGCCCTGCCCGCCGAGATCGAGCGCACCGTTGGCCGGCGTTGCAACCGGCGTGACTGGAAGGGCTGGATCCCGACGCTCACGCAATGGCTGCAACAGCTGCTGGTGCAGCCCTTGCCGCTGCAGGGCACCACCGTGAGCCTGGCGGGGTTGCGCCAGTACCAGATCGAAATGGAGTTCTGGTTCGCCAGCCACCGGGTCGATGCGCAGCAGCTCGATCAACAGGTGGTGCGCCATACCCATGCCGGCGCCGCGCGCCCGGCGGCCTTGCCGACCGTGCTCAACGGCATGTTCAAGGGCTTCATCGACCTGGCCTTCGAACTCGATGGGCGCTACTACGTGGCCGACTACAAGTCCAACTGGCTCGGCCCCGATGCCGGCGCCTACGAGGCCCAGGCCATGGAGCAGGCGATCCTCGAGCACCGCTACGACCTGCAGTACGTGCTCTACCTGCTGGCCCTGCATCGCCAGCTGCGCGCGCGCCTGCCCGACTACGACTACGACCGCCATGTCGGCGGTGCCTTGTTCATCTTCCTGCGTGGCGTCACCACGGCGGGCCATGGGCTGTACCACGCCCGGCCGCCACGGGCGCTGATCGAGCAGCTCGACGCGCTGTTTCGCGGCGAGCACGCACCCGAACAACAGGACCTGTTTGCCGGAGCCGCGCCATGAGCCGACGCCTCGACGACCTGCTGCCCACCCCGTTGCAGGCCGAACACCTCAACGCCCTGGCGCCACTGGGCGACAGCCATGACTTGCTGGCCCTGCTCGATCGCTGGGTCGAGCGCGGCTGGTTGCGCGCCCTCGACCGGGCGTTCGTCGGCTTCCTCGAGGAGCGCGCGCCCGGCAGCGATCCGCTGGTGCTGCTGGCGGCGGCGTTGGCCAGCCACCAGCTGGGCCATGGCCATGTCTGCCTCGACCTGCGCCAGACCCTTGCCGAGCCGGATTTTGCCCTGTCGTTGCCGCCGGAAGGGGATGCCCTGACCGGCCCCCTGCTGCTGCCCTCGCAGTTGCTGGGCAGCCTCGACCTGGGGCTGTGGTTGCAGCGCATCGGCCAGAGCACCCTGGTGGCCGATGGCGACGCCCTTGCGCAACGCCCGCGGCCCTTGGTGCTTAGTGGTGAACGCCTGTACCTGCGCCGCTACTGGACCTACGAGCGGCGCATCGACGCCACGCTGCACCAGCGCCTGGCCCGGCAGCTGCCGTTGCAGGCCGACTTGCCGCAGCGCCTGGCGCAGTTGTTCGACGGCGGCGCCCCCGCAGGCGAGGTGGACTGGCAAAAGCTTGCCTGTGCCCTGGCGACCCGCGCCGGTTTCAGCGTGATCACCGGTGGCCCGGGTACTGGCAAGACCACCACGGTGGTGCGCCTGCTGGCGCTGTTGCAGGCGCCGGCGGTCGAGCAGGGGCGGCCGCTGCGTATCCGCCTGGCAGCGCCGACCGGCAAGGCCGCGGCACGCCTGACCGAATCCATTGGCCAACAGGTGGCGCGCCTGCAAGTGGCGGCCGAGGTGCGCGAGCAGATCCCCACCGAGGTCAGCACCGTGCACCGCCTGCTGGGCAGCCGCCCAGGGTCGCGGCACTTCCGCCATCACGCGGGCAATCCCTTGCCGCTGGACGTGCTGGTGGTCGACGAGGCGTCGATGATCGACCTGGAAATGATGGCCAACCTGCTCGATGCCCTGCCGGCCAGCGCGCGCCTGGTGCTGCTGGGCGACAAGGACCAGTTGGCCTCGGTGGAAGCCGGCGCGGTGCTGGGGGACCTGTGCCGGGATGCCGAGGATGGCTGCTACTGGCCGCAGACCCTGGCCTGGCTGGAGCAGGTGGGGGGGCAGTCGCTGGCCGGCATCGGCTTGCAGGCGGGCGATGAGCCGCGCAAGCCACTGGCCCAGCAGATTGTCATGCTGCGCCATTCCCGACGCTTTGGTGAGGGCAGCGGCATCGGCCAGCTGGCGCGGCTGGTCAACCGCCAGCAGGCGCAGGAGGCGCGGGCGCTGCTGGCCACCCGGCTCGACGATGTGTTCTGCCTGACGCTCGGTGGCGAGCACGACAAGCGCTTCGATCGCCTGCTGCTCGATGGCCTCAACCAGGGCGCAGAGGGCCCGCAAGGCTACCGCAGCTACCTGCGCACGATTGGCCGCTTGCGCCCGGCGCCGGGCACGCCCGTCGACGATCCGCGCTGGGAGCAATGGGCCGGCGAGGTGCTGCGCAGTTTCGAGGCGTTCCAGTTGCTGTGCGCGGTGCGCAAGGGCGCCTGGGGCGTCGAAGGGCTGAACGAACGGGTCGCCCGGGTGCTGCACAATGCCGGGCTGATCGACAACCAGCAACCCTGGTACGAGGGCCGCCCGGTGCTGGTGACGCGCAACGACTACGGCCTTGGCCTGATGAACGGTGATATCGGCATTGCCCTGCGCCTGCCGGACGAGCAGGGCCAGGCGCTGCTGCGGGTGGCCTTCCCGCGCAACGACGGCAGTGGTGGCGTGCGTTTCGTCCTGCCCAGCCGCCTCAGCGAAGTGGAAACCGTGTTCGCCATGACCGTGCACAAGTCCCAGGGCTCGGAGTTCAGCCATACCGCGCTGGTGCTGCCCGACGCACTGAACCCGGTGCTGACCAAGGAGCTGGTGTACACCGGCATCACCCGCGCCAAGCACTGCTTCAGCCTGATCGAGCCGCGCGCCGGGGTGTTCGAGGAGGCTGTGGAGCGCAAGGTCAGGCGGGTGTCGGGGCTGATGCTGGAGCAAGTCTGACTCTGGAGTTCGCCGCCGATATGCTATCGTTGCGGCATTATCTGCAAATACTTTTGTGAGATTTCCCTCCATGACAGTGGCTGTCTCGGCCTTGAGACGAGTGACGGGCTGTGCGTTCTCGCTGCTGATGGCCCTGCTGTTGTCGAACGGCGCGTCCGCCTGGGCGGCCGGTAGCGTGCCGGACGCGCACGTGCAGCAGCGCGCCCGGGCCGTGACCCAGGTGGTGCTGGGCATCCTCAGCTACGCACGCTGGCCGGCCGAGCCCAACCCCTTGCGCCTGTGCCTGGTCGGCCCCACCGAGTACGCCGATGACCTGATCAAGGGCAATGTGCAGAATTCCGGGCAGCCGCTGCAGGTGCGGCGCCTGCTGGCCAACGACCCGAGCGTGGCCAGTGCCTGCGATGCGGTGTACATCGGCAAGCTCGACCAGGCCCATCGCGAGCGGCTGTTCCAGGCGCTCAACGGCCACCCGGTACTGAGCATCAGCGAGGCCGGCGACCCATGCACGGTCGGCAGCCTGTTCTGCCTGCGCATTGGCGATCCGCAGGTGGCCTTCGACGTCAACCTCGACTCGGTGGCGCGCAGTGGCGTGCGCATCCACCCCAGCGTGCTGCAACTGTCGCGACGCCGGGCAGGGCAGCCATGAAACGTCCAGCCAAGCGCGTCAGCCGGCCAACCTTGCGTGCGGTACTGGGCCGCGGCCACCTGGGCGTGGCCTTGCTCGCCGCCGGCCTTGCCGGGGTGCTGGTGACCCTGCTCGGGGTCGCGGCGCTGCGGGTGTACGCCAACCACAACCTGCACTTGATCGCCCGTTCCATCAACTACACCGTCGAGGCCGCCGTGGTATTCGACGACAGCGCCGCGGCCAACGAGGCGCTGGCGCTGATCGCCGCCACCGAGGAGGTGGCCGACGCCAAGGTGTACGACAACGACGGCGACCTGCTGGCCCATTGGCAACGCGATGAGCAGGGGGTGATGGCGCAGTTGCAGACCCAGGTGGCGCGCAGCCTGCTGGAAGAGCCGATCAACATGCCGGTGCAGCACATGGGCCAGCGGGTCGGCCATATCGAGCTGACCGGGCAGGGCGGCAGCCTGGTGCGCTTCCTGCTCAGCGGCCTGGTTGGCATCCTGGTGTGTACCGTGCTCAGCGCGGTGCTGGCGCTGTACCTGTCGCGCCGGGTGTTCGGCGATATCATCCGGCCGCTGCGCCACCTGGCCAGCGTCGCCCACGCCGCGCGCCGCGAGCGCAGTTTCGACCGGCGCGTGCCCGAGACCCAGATCGCCGAACTCAATGAGCTGGGCAACGACTTCAATGCCCTGCTCGATGAGCTGGAGGCCTGGCACAGCCACTTGCAGAGCGAGAACGAGAGCCTTGCCCATCAGGCCAGCCACGACAGCCTCACTGGCCTGCCCAACCGCGCGTTCTTCGAGGGCCGCCTGAGCCGCAGCCTGCGCAGCGCTGCGCGCAACGAGGAGCACCTGGCGCTGCTGTTCCTCGACAGCGACCATTTCAAGCAGATCAACGACAGCCTCGGCCACGCGGTGGGCGACGAGGTGCTGGTGAGCGTCGCCAGCCGGGTGCGCGCGCAACTGCGCGAGCATGACCTGGTGGCGCGGCTGGGCGGCGACGAGTTCGCCATTCTGCTGACGCCGCTGCACTCGCGCGAGGACGCCCAGCGCATCGCCGAGAAGATCATCGCCAGCATGAAGGTGCCGGTGCCGCTGGAGGATGGCAACAGCATCACCACCTCGCTGAGTGTCGGCATCGCCTATTACCCCGACGACGGCCGCGACCCGGCCAGTCTGCTCAATGCCGCCGATGCGGCGATGTACCAGGCCAAGCGCAAGCGCCGTGGCCATTGGCAAGTGGCCCAGCCGGAGCGCCGTGCCACTGACGTAAAGAACAGGAGCTGAACCGTGACCAACCGTTTTCCCATGCTGCGTTTCCCGATTTTTGCCCTGCTGCTGGCTCTGCTGGCGCTTGCCGGCTGCCAGAGCGTGCCGCCCAAGGGCCTGACCCCCGAGCAGGTGGCGGTGCTCAAGCGCGAGGGCTTCGCCCCGACCGACGAAGGCTGGGCGTTCGACCTGTCGGGCAAGGTGCTGTTCGGCAGCGACCTGGACAGCCTCAACAGCCAGAGCGAATCGATCGTCGAGCGCATCGGCAAGGCCTTGCTGTCGGTGAACATCCAGCGGGTGCGCATCGACGGCCATGCCGATGCCTCGGGCAAGGCCGCCTACAACCAGCAGTTGTCCGAGCGTCGCGCGCAGAGCGTGGCCAAGGCGCTGATCGGCATCGGCATGCAGCCGCAGAACATCCAGACCCGCGGCATGGGCAGCAGCCAGCCGGTGGCCGACAACCGCACCGCGGCAGGGCGCATGGAGAACCGCCGGGTGTCGATCGTGGTGGGCTCCGACTGAGGCTAGTGGGGCCGCTGCGCGTTCCGTTTGCCAGCAAGCCGGCTGCTACAGCAATCACGTATTGTTTGCTAGGAGCCGGCTTGCCGGCGAATGGGCCACATGGCGGTCCTCGTCAGTGTCGGGCGAACTTCATGTCCCGCGTCTGGCCCATCAGCAACGGCGCATTGGCCTCGGTCACCTCGCGGATGTAGTCCCACAGCAGGGTGATCCGCTTCAACTTGCGCAGATCTTCCCGGCAGTACATCCAGAACTGCCGCGTCACCTCGACCTGCTCCGGCAGCACCGTCACCAGCCGTGGGTCCTGCGCCGCCAGGAAACACGGCAGGATCGCCAGCCCGCGCCCCTGCAACGCCGCCGTGTACTGGGCGATCACGCTGGTGCTGCGCAGGTGCGCCTGGGCATTGGGGATCAGGTTGGCCAGGTACAGCAACTCCGAGCTGAATGCCAGGTCGTCGACATAGCTGATGAACGGATGCTGCGCCAGGTCGGCAATCTGCTGGATCGGCGGGTGGCGCGCCAGGTAGTCCTGGGTGGCGTACAGGCGCAGGCGGTAGTCGCACAGCTTGCAGCACACGTAAGGACCATGTTCCGGGCGTTCCAGCGCGATAACGATGTCGGCCTCGCGCTTGGACAGGCTGATGAAGTGCGGCAGCGGCAGGATATCCACCGATATCGCCGGCCAGGCGTCGACGAAATGGCTCAGCTGCGGGGTGACGAAAAAGCTGCCGAAGCCTTCTGTGCAGCCCATGCGCACATGCCCCGACAACGCCACGCCGGAGCCTGAGACCTGCTCGCAGGCCATGTGCAGGGTGCTTTCGATCGATTCGGCATAGCCCAGCAGGCGTTGGCCCTCGGCGGTGAGGACGAAGCCGTTGGTGCGCGACTTCTCGAACAGCAATGTGCCCAGCGCCCCTTCCAGTGAGCCGATGCGCCGCGAGACCGTGGTGTAGTCCACGCTCAGGCGCTTGGCCGCACTGCTGGCCTTGCGGGTGCGCGCTACCTCAAGAAAGAACTTGAGGTCGTCCCAGTTGAGCGCGCTCAGGGAGGTGAGGTCTTTTTGCATGATGATCCGGTTTTTTTGTGCATTCTTGTTGGATGTTTGCACATCTATACTCGATCTCAGCCCCTAGACGCCACCCCGTGTTCACCCCGGCGTAGGCGATCTCGTTCCGACAATAATTCCAAGGAGAGCGCAGATGAACGCACCGCAAACCCCCGACCAGGCCAAGGTCGAGCAGGTCAAGCTGCTGATCGACGGCCAATGGGTCGAGTCGAAGACCACCGAGTGGCGCGATATCGTCAACCCGGCCACCCAGCAAGTGCTGGCGCGGGTGCCATTCGCCACCGAGGAGGAGGTGAACGCCGCCGTGGCCGCCGCCGAGCGCGCGTTCAAGACCTGGCGTGACACCCCGATCGGCGCACGCATGCGCATCATGCTCAAGTTGCAGGCGTTGATCCGTGAGCACAGCAAACGCATCGCCGTGACCCTCAGCGCCGAGCAGGGCAAGACCATTGCCGATGCCGAAGGCGATATCTTCCGCGGCCTGGAAGTGGTCGAGCACGCAGCGTCCATCGGCACCCTGCAGATGGGCGAGTTCGCCGAGAACGTCGCCGGTGGTGTCGACACCTACACCCTGCGCCAGCCGATCGGCGTGTGCGCCGGTATCACCCCGTTCAACTTCCCGGCGATGATCCCGCTGTGGATGTTCCCGATGGCCATCGTCTGCGGCAACACTTTCGTGCTCAAGCCGTCCGAACAGGACCCGCTGTCGACCATGATGCTGGTCGAGCTGGCGCTGCAGGCGGGCATCCCGGCTGGCGTGCTCAACGTGGTGCACGGCGGCAAGCAGGTGGTCGATGGCATTTGCACCCATCCGGACATCAAGGCGATCTCCTTCGTCGGTTCGACCGAAGTCGGCACCCACGTCTACAACCTCGGCAGCCAGCACGGCAAGCGCGTGCAATCGATGATGGGCGCCAAGAACCATGCGGTGATCCTGCCCGACGCCAACCGCACCCAGACCATCAACGCCCTGGTCGGCGCCGCCTTTGGCGCGGCCGGCCAGCGCTGCATGGCCACCTCGGTGGCGGTGCTGGTGGGCAAGGCCCGCGAGTGGCTGCCGGACATCAAGGATGCCGCCAGCAAGCTCAAGGTCAACGCCGGCAGCGAGCCGGGCACCGATGTCGGCCCGGTGGTCTCCAAGCGCGCCAAGGAGCGTGTGCTGGGCCTGATCGAAAGCGGTATCAAGGAGGGCGCCAAGCTCGAGCTCGATGGCCGCGGCGTCAAGGTGCCGGGCTACGAGCAAGGCAACTTCGTCGGCCCGACCCTGTTCTCCGGGGTGACCACCGACATGCAGGTCTACACCCAGGAAATCTTCGGCCCGGTGCTGGTGACCCTGGAGGTCGACACCCTCGACGAGGCCATCGCCCTGGTCAACGCCAACCCGTTCGGCAACGGCACTGGCCTGTTTACCCAGAGCGGCGCGGCGGCGCGCAAGTTCCAGAGCGAGATCGACATCGGCCAGGTGGGTATCAACATCCCGATCCCGGTGCCGGTGCCGTTCTTCAGCTTCACAGGCTCGCGCGGCTCCAAGCTTGGCGACCTTGGCCCGTACGGCAAGCAGGTGGTGCAGTTCTACACTCAGACCAAGACCGTCACTGCCCGTTGGTTCGATGACGACAGCGTCAATGACGGTGTGAACACCACCATCAGCCTGCGCTAAGGAGCTCGTCATGCGTATCGCATTCATTGGCCTGGGCAACATGGGCGCGCCCATGGCCCGTAACCTGATCAAGGCCGGGCACCAGCTGAACCTGTTCGACCTGAACAAGACCGTGCTGGCCGAGCTCGCCGAACTGGGCGGGCAGGTCAGCAGCTCGCCGAAGGACGCCGCCGCCAACAGCGAGCTGGTGATCACCATGCTGCCGGCCGCGGCCCATGTGCGCGGCGTGTACTTGAACGAGGACGGCGTGCTGGCCGGCATCCGCCCCGGCACCCCGACCGTGGACTGCAGCACCATCGACCCGCAGACCGCCCGCGACGTCTCCAAGGCCGCGGCGGCCAAGGGCATCGACATGGGCGATGCGCCGGTTTCCGGCGGTACCGGTGGCGCGGCGGCCGGCACCCTGACCTTCATGGTCGGCGCCAGCGCCGAGCTGTTCGCCAGCCTCAAGCCGGTGCTCGAGCAGATGGGCCGCAATATTGTGCACTGCGGTGAAGTGGGCACCGGGCAGATCGCCAAGATCTGCAACAACCTG
The window above is part of the Pseudomonas muyukensis genome. Proteins encoded here:
- the recD gene encoding exodeoxyribonuclease V subunit alpha; the encoded protein is MSRRLDDLLPTPLQAEHLNALAPLGDSHDLLALLDRWVERGWLRALDRAFVGFLEERAPGSDPLVLLAAALASHQLGHGHVCLDLRQTLAEPDFALSLPPEGDALTGPLLLPSQLLGSLDLGLWLQRIGQSTLVADGDALAQRPRPLVLSGERLYLRRYWTYERRIDATLHQRLARQLPLQADLPQRLAQLFDGGAPAGEVDWQKLACALATRAGFSVITGGPGTGKTTTVVRLLALLQAPAVEQGRPLRIRLAAPTGKAAARLTESIGQQVARLQVAAEVREQIPTEVSTVHRLLGSRPGSRHFRHHAGNPLPLDVLVVDEASMIDLEMMANLLDALPASARLVLLGDKDQLASVEAGAVLGDLCRDAEDGCYWPQTLAWLEQVGGQSLAGIGLQAGDEPRKPLAQQIVMLRHSRRFGEGSGIGQLARLVNRQQAQEARALLATRLDDVFCLTLGGEHDKRFDRLLLDGLNQGAEGPQGYRSYLRTIGRLRPAPGTPVDDPRWEQWAGEVLRSFEAFQLLCAVRKGAWGVEGLNERVARVLHNAGLIDNQQPWYEGRPVLVTRNDYGLGLMNGDIGIALRLPDEQGQALLRVAFPRNDGSGGVRFVLPSRLSEVETVFAMTVHKSQGSEFSHTALVLPDALNPVLTKELVYTGITRAKHCFSLIEPRAGVFEEAVERKVRRVSGLMLEQV
- a CDS encoding YfiR family protein, whose protein sequence is MTVAVSALRRVTGCAFSLLMALLLSNGASAWAAGSVPDAHVQQRARAVTQVVLGILSYARWPAEPNPLRLCLVGPTEYADDLIKGNVQNSGQPLQVRRLLANDPSVASACDAVYIGKLDQAHRERLFQALNGHPVLSISEAGDPCTVGSLFCLRIGDPQVAFDVNLDSVARSGVRIHPSVLQLSRRRAGQP
- a CDS encoding diguanylate cyclase domain-containing protein — translated: MKRPAKRVSRPTLRAVLGRGHLGVALLAAGLAGVLVTLLGVAALRVYANHNLHLIARSINYTVEAAVVFDDSAAANEALALIAATEEVADAKVYDNDGDLLAHWQRDEQGVMAQLQTQVARSLLEEPINMPVQHMGQRVGHIELTGQGGSLVRFLLSGLVGILVCTVLSAVLALYLSRRVFGDIIRPLRHLASVAHAARRERSFDRRVPETQIAELNELGNDFNALLDELEAWHSHLQSENESLAHQASHDSLTGLPNRAFFEGRLSRSLRSAARNEEHLALLFLDSDHFKQINDSLGHAVGDEVLVSVASRVRAQLREHDLVARLGGDEFAILLTPLHSREDAQRIAEKIIASMKVPVPLEDGNSITTSLSVGIAYYPDDGRDPASLLNAADAAMYQAKRKRRGHWQVAQPERRATDVKNRS
- a CDS encoding OmpA family protein, producing the protein MLRFPIFALLLALLALAGCQSVPPKGLTPEQVAVLKREGFAPTDEGWAFDLSGKVLFGSDLDSLNSQSESIVERIGKALLSVNIQRVRIDGHADASGKAAYNQQLSERRAQSVAKALIGIGMQPQNIQTRGMGSSQPVADNRTAAGRMENRRVSIVVGSD
- a CDS encoding LysR family transcriptional regulator, coding for MQKDLTSLSALNWDDLKFFLEVARTRKASSAAKRLSVDYTTVSRRIGSLEGALGTLLFEKSRTNGFVLTAEGQRLLGYAESIESTLHMACEQVSGSGVALSGHVRMGCTEGFGSFFVTPQLSHFVDAWPAISVDILPLPHFISLSKREADIVIALERPEHGPYVCCKLCDYRLRLYATQDYLARHPPIQQIADLAQHPFISYVDDLAFSSELLYLANLIPNAQAHLRSTSVIAQYTAALQGRGLAILPCFLAAQDPRLVTVLPEQVEVTRQFWMYCREDLRKLKRITLLWDYIREVTEANAPLLMGQTRDMKFARH
- a CDS encoding CoA-acylating methylmalonate-semialdehyde dehydrogenase yields the protein MNAPQTPDQAKVEQVKLLIDGQWVESKTTEWRDIVNPATQQVLARVPFATEEEVNAAVAAAERAFKTWRDTPIGARMRIMLKLQALIREHSKRIAVTLSAEQGKTIADAEGDIFRGLEVVEHAASIGTLQMGEFAENVAGGVDTYTLRQPIGVCAGITPFNFPAMIPLWMFPMAIVCGNTFVLKPSEQDPLSTMMLVELALQAGIPAGVLNVVHGGKQVVDGICTHPDIKAISFVGSTEVGTHVYNLGSQHGKRVQSMMGAKNHAVILPDANRTQTINALVGAAFGAAGQRCMATSVAVLVGKAREWLPDIKDAASKLKVNAGSEPGTDVGPVVSKRAKERVLGLIESGIKEGAKLELDGRGVKVPGYEQGNFVGPTLFSGVTTDMQVYTQEIFGPVLVTLEVDTLDEAIALVNANPFGNGTGLFTQSGAAARKFQSEIDIGQVGINIPIPVPVPFFSFTGSRGSKLGDLGPYGKQVVQFYTQTKTVTARWFDDDSVNDGVNTTISLR
- the mmsB gene encoding 3-hydroxyisobutyrate dehydrogenase; translated protein: MRIAFIGLGNMGAPMARNLIKAGHQLNLFDLNKTVLAELAELGGQVSSSPKDAAANSELVITMLPAAAHVRGVYLNEDGVLAGIRPGTPTVDCSTIDPQTARDVSKAAAAKGIDMGDAPVSGGTGGAAAGTLTFMVGASAELFASLKPVLEQMGRNIVHCGEVGTGQIAKICNNLLLGISMIGVSEAMALGNALGIDTKVLAGIINSSTGRCWSSDTYNPWPGIIETAPASRGYTGGFGAELMLKDLGLATEAARQAHQPVILGAVAQQLYQAMSLRGEGGKDFSAIVEGYRKKD